A window from Flavobacterium gyeonganense encodes these proteins:
- a CDS encoding IS91 family transposase produces the protein MPPEVADVLRNIASKIENYGLNTWQLHTLSAIKKCRTADLGGHIDGCDECGNLTISYNSCRNRHCPKCQGNKREDWMEARSTELLPVPYFHVVFTLPDSINSLAMHQPKMVYDTLFEATWETLQKFGKAKEIQLGMIAVLHTWGQQLSLHPHLHCIVPGGGIDKDGQWKNSRTDGKFLFPVKALSKVFRAKYCQKLKAKEPIKYEQIRQHLWQKPWVVFTKKPFGSPNSVVEYLGRYTHKIAISNHRIKSIDNENVTFDYKDYRVAGVKKQMTLTHGEFIRRFSLHILPKRFVKIRHYGFLSSTWKRGKLKLLQAKLQVKVLEKVAKKTFLPKCPCCKTGNLHPIAVFDQRGPPAWYLGGCQNPIPRES, from the coding sequence ATGCCACCGGAAGTAGCCGATGTACTGCGAAATATTGCCTCAAAAATCGAAAACTACGGCTTGAATACTTGGCAACTGCACACGCTTTCTGCCATCAAAAAATGTCGAACGGCCGATTTGGGCGGTCATATCGATGGGTGTGATGAATGTGGAAATCTGACCATTAGTTACAACTCTTGCAGGAACAGACATTGTCCCAAATGTCAGGGTAACAAGCGAGAGGATTGGATGGAAGCCCGAAGTACAGAACTCTTGCCAGTGCCATACTTCCACGTGGTTTTTACCTTGCCCGACAGCATTAATTCCTTGGCAATGCATCAGCCAAAAATGGTGTATGACACCCTGTTTGAAGCGACTTGGGAAACGCTTCAAAAATTTGGCAAAGCCAAAGAAATACAACTGGGAATGATTGCTGTTTTGCACACCTGGGGACAGCAGTTGAGCCTTCATCCGCACCTGCATTGTATTGTGCCTGGCGGAGGAATCGATAAAGACGGACAGTGGAAAAACAGCCGAACGGACGGCAAATTCTTGTTTCCCGTAAAAGCTTTATCGAAAGTGTTTAGGGCAAAATATTGCCAGAAACTCAAAGCAAAAGAGCCCATAAAATACGAGCAAATCCGGCAGCATTTATGGCAGAAGCCTTGGGTAGTTTTTACCAAAAAGCCTTTTGGAAGTCCCAATTCGGTGGTGGAGTATCTGGGGAGATATACCCATAAAATCGCCATCAGCAACCACCGAATCAAAAGCATTGACAACGAAAACGTGACTTTCGATTACAAGGATTACCGAGTGGCGGGAGTCAAAAAGCAAATGACATTGACCCACGGCGAGTTTATCCGTCGGTTTTCGTTGCATATTTTGCCCAAACGCTTTGTCAAGATTCGTCATTATGGCTTTTTGAGCAGCACTTGGAAGCGTGGGAAGCTAAAGCTTTTGCAAGCAAAACTCCAAGTAAAGGTCTTGGAAAAAGTAGCAAAAAAAACATTTTTGCCCAAATGTCCGTGTTGCAAAACGGGCAATTTGCACCCAATAGCGGTTTTTG